In the Onychostoma macrolepis isolate SWU-2019 chromosome 09, ASM1243209v1, whole genome shotgun sequence genome, one interval contains:
- the slc35a5 gene encoding probable UDP-sugar transporter protein SLC35A5 — MAPSSSSSSSLCRCCCPCSRLCSRSSAYTLVLGLGFVTLGTGRILLLKFSANEENKYDFLPASVNLMAEAIKLVFCLVMSVRVVIREGRSYKDLGCSSGASFLSYLKWSVPAFLYFLDNLIIFYVMTYLQPAMAVMFSNIVIFTTAILFRIVLKRRLSWVQWASLVILFLSIVSLTTGSGDQHAIAVHGIHPAHISTPSNSCLKYAHRKPEHQNYNETYWKRELWDSQLIHKLNSFGLGYILLLLQCFISALANIYNEKILKEGEQLVESIFIQNSKLYMFGLIFNSLTLLLHYDYRELTLHCGLLYGHNVFSIALAFVTAALGLSVAFILKFRDNMFHVLTGQITTVIVTALSLLLFDFRPSMDFFLQAPAVLLAIFIYHSSKLKDPEYALQQERLRVINGEVFERSRGDGEELERLTKANTESESEEESF; from the exons ATGGCCccatcctcctcctcttcctcttctttatGCCGTTGCTGCTGTCCTTGTTCACGGCTGTGCTCAAGATCTTCAGCCTACACTTTGGTTCTGGGTCTGGGTTTTGTCACCTTGGGAACCGGTCGCATCCTATTACTAAAATTCTCAGCCAACGAAG AAAACAAATATGACTTTCTTCCTGCATCTGTGAATTTAATGGCAGAGGCCATCAAACtagttttttgtttagtgatgtCAGTACGGGTGGTCATTCGAG agGGCCGCTCTTATAAAGATTTGGGGTGTTCATCTGGTGCCTCTTTTCTCAGCTACCTGAAATGGTCCGTTCCCGCATTCCTCTACTTTCTTGATAACCTCATTATCTTCTATGTGATGACCTATCTGCAACCT GCCATGGCAGTTATGTTTTCCAACATTGTAATTTTTACAACAGCCATTCTCTTCCGTATTGTTCTGAA GAGGCGCCTGTCTTGGGTGCAGTGGGCATCTTTGGTCATTTTGTTCCTGTCCATTGTGTCATTGACGACTGGCAGTGGTGACCAGCATGCAATTGCTGTACATGGCATCCACCCAGCCCACATTTCCACCCCTTCCAACAGCTGCCTAAAATACGCCCATCGCAAGCCAGAGCATCAGAACTATAATGAAACATACTGGAAACGTGAGCTGTGGGACAGCCAGCTCATCCACAAGCTGAACAGCTTCGGCCTGGGTTAcatcctgctgctgctgcagtgCTTCATCTCTGCACTGGCCAACATCTACAATGAGAAGATCCTCAAGGAGGGGGAGCAGCTAGTGGAGAGCATCTTCATCCAGAACAGCAAGCTGTACATGTTTGGTTTGATCTTCAACAGCCTCACGCTGCTTCTGCACTATGACTACCGTGAACTAACACTACACTGCGGCCTCCTCTATGGACACAACGTCTTCTCCATCGCACTGGCCTTCGTCACAGCCGCCCTAGGCCTGTCGGTGGCCTTCATTCTCAAGTTCCGTGATAACATGTTCCACGTGCTTACAGGCCAGATCACCACAGTCATCGTCACTGCGCTCTCTCTCTTGCTGTTTGACTTTCGTCCATCAATGGATTTCTTCCTGCAGGCGCCTGCAGTACTGCTAGCCATCTTTATTTACCACAGCAGCAAACTGAAGGATCCAGAGTACGCACTACAGCAGGAGAGGCTCAGGGTCATCAATGGTGAGGTGTTTGAGAGGTCAAGAGGG gatGGGGAGGAGTTGGAGAGACTAACCAAGGCTAACACAGAGAGCGAATCTGAAGAAGAATCTTTCTGA
- the ccdc80 gene encoding coiled-coil domain-containing protein 80, which produces MRGRYTLGLGVLCLLTWAVYVSESSPTDKQAKHGMISIRRARQNKSRQDQIIKTRSPSWISGRRQQMQGDEGINVTSNVQSRRVLAQRRPAQGESRNPIQQDDGTPGARARVSRMPSSAGSPNLLASFAGKNRLLVISAPHDSDGYYRLMMSLLKPDVYCELAERHVHQIVIFHQEGELGGKIRRITNEGKVMEEPLDTTIIPRLMNFLKLEKGKFGMVLLKKTLQVEERYPYPVRLEAMYEVIDQSPIRKMEKVRQKGFVLKCKGAGVEGQVVEGVPSTDPQVDPPMERRKEMRKPIRRPATTTTPTPTRPTTTTTTTKATTTTTTRPPTTTRSTTTTTTTTRPTTTRTTTTPRTTRAHTTPQWIPAHKTTAEPYYYNRRDRHQTTSPTTLPVYTKADTAKYRDNHTDKKEYNHKQTSIVPTQHKQPKVKPTKKKNGDKEISNPYEEKYEVGEPTDVYPEEREKEIVPAKKGKGRSDKKKKKDKKDKTERRGKDGKGGKKNGKKESKIHEKEEYQKPTKRPPPPPPPPPKGTLATFLDYFESKRRLILITSPTEENTMYVQQRDEYLEHVCETAIRKVSIITIFGTLTNSTMKIDHYQLENDKPMKGLKQEDLENQDLITELRKEYGMTYSDFYMVLTDLDMKAKQYYEVPIAMKAVFDYIDTFSSRIREMEQQKRDGVTCKKEDKPRSLENFLSRFRWRRRLFVISAPNDEEWSYQQQLYALNSQACNLGLRHVSVLKLVGTELIDMGGVLELYPINGSATVEREGISASLVRDIRNYFQISPEYFSMLLVGKDGNVKSWYPSPMWSMAIIYDLIDSMQLRRQEMAIQQSLGMRCPEDEYGGYGYHHGYHEGYQDGYHQGYGY; this is translated from the exons ATGAGGGGAAGGTACACGCTTGGTCTCGGTGTTTTGTGTCTGTTGACATGGGCTGTTTACGTGTCAGAGAGCAGCCCGACCGATAAACAAGCCAAACACGGAATGATTTCCATAAGACGAGCAAGACAAAACAAATCACGACAAGATCAGATCATCAAAACACGTTCTCCTTCTTGGATCAGTGGTAGACGCCAGCAGATGCAGGGAGATGAAGGTATAAACGTTACCAGCAACGTCCAATCCAGAAGGGTCTTGGCACAAAGGAGACCAGCACAGGGTGAGTCTAGGAATCCAATCCAGCAAGATGATGGAACACCTGGAGCCAGGGCCAGAGTGTCCCGCATGCCAAGCAGTGCTGGTTCTCCAAACTTACTGGCGTCATTTGCAGGGAAAAACCGCCTGCTGGTTATTTCCGCACCTCACGACTCTGATGGTTACTACAGATTGATGATGAGTCTTCTCAAACCTGATGTTTACTGCGAATTGGCAGAGCGGCACGTGCATCAGATTGTCATTTTTCACCAGGAAGGGGAATTGGGTGGGAAAATCAGACGCATTACTAACGAAGGCAAGGTGATGGAAGAGCCGTTAGATACGACTATTATTCCCAGGCTCATGAACTTTCTTAAATTAGAAAAAGGAAAGTTTGGGATGGTCCTTCTTAAGAAGACGCTTCAGGTAGAAGAGCGCTACCCATACCCTGTCAGACTAGAAGCGATGTACGAAGTTATCGACCAGTCACCCATTCGCAAAATGGAGAAAGTCAGGCAGAAAGGCTTTGTCCTGAAGTGTAAAGGAGCTGGGGTGGAGGGGCAGGTGGTAGAGGGCGTCCCCAGCACTGATCCCCAAGTGGACCCACCAATGGAGAGGAGAAAAGAGATGCGGAAACCCATTCGAAGACCGGCTACAACAACTACTCCAACACCAACTAGACCAACGACCACTACCACCACTACCAAAGCAACTACCACCACCACCACACGTCCCCCAACTACAACTCGATCCACCACCACAACGACAACAACAACGCGGCCGACCACAACACGGACAACCACCACTCCAAGGACGACCAGAGCTCATACTACCCCACAATGGATCCCAGCCCACAAGACCACCGCTGAGCCTTACTATTACAACCGTAGAGACAGACACCAGACAACCTCACCCACGACACTTCCCGTCTACACCAAAGCTGACACAGCAAAATACAGGGACAACCACACAGATAAAAAAGAATATAACCACAAACAAACCAGCATTGTACCTACACAACACAAACAGCCTAAAGTTAAGcctacaaagaaaaaaaatggcgATAAGGAAATTAGCAATCCATATGAAGAGAAATATGAAGTAGGTGAGCCCACTGATGTCTATCCtgaagagagggagaaagaaatTGTGCCTGCCAAGAAAGGCAAGGGCAGGTCggataaaaagaagaaaaaggacAAGAAGGACAAGACAGAGAGGAGGGGGAAGGATGGAAAGGGTggtaagaaaaatggaaagaaagaaTCAAAGATCCATGAGAAAGAAGAGTATCAGAAACCAACAAAAAGACCTCCACCACCACCCCCTCCGCCACCTAAAGGAACTCTGGCAACCTTTTTGGACTATTTTGAAAGCAAAAGGAGACTAATT TTGATCACCTCTCCAACAGAGGAGAACACGATGTATGTTCAGCAAAGGGATGAATACTTGGAACATGTGTGTGAGACGGCCATCAGGAAGGTCTCTATCATCACCATCTTCGGCACGCTTACAAACAGCACCATGAAAATAGATCATTACCAACTTG AGAATGACAAGCCCATGAAAGGTCTGAAACAGGAGGATTTGGAGAACCAGGATCTCATCACAGAGCTGAGGAAAGAGTACGGAATGACCTACAGTGATTTCTATATGGTCCTCACAGATCTGGACATGAAAGCCAAG CAATATTATGAGGTGCCAATTGCGATGAaggctgtgtttgattatatcGACACGTTTTCATCACGCATCAGAGAGATGGAACAACAGAAACGTGATGGGGTGACGTGTAAAAAAGAAGACAAGCCAAGATCATTGGAGAACTTCCTTTCCAG GTTCCGCTGGAGACGGAGGTTGTTTGTCATATCTGCACCAAATGATGAGGAATGGTCCTATCAGCAACAGCTCTATGCACTAAACAGCCAGGCGTGCAACCTGG GTCTTCGCCATGTATCAGTACTGAAGCTGGTGGGGACAGAGCTGATAGACATGGGAGGAGTGTTGGAGCTTTACCCCATCAACG GAAGTGCAACAGTGGAGCGCGAGGGCATATCTGCCTCTCTAGTGAGGGACATTAGAAACTATTTCCAGATCAGCCCCGAGTACTTCTCCATGCTGCTGGTGGGAAAAGACGGAAATGTCAAGTCCTGGTACCCGTCCCCCATGTGGTCCATGGCCATCATCTACGACTTGATCGACTCCATGCAGCTCCGCAGACAGGAAATGGCTATCCAGCAGTCTCTGGGCATGCGCTGCCCAGAGGATGAGTACGGTGGCTATGGCTACCACCATGGCTATCATGAGGGGTACCAGGATGGTTATCATCAGGGTTATGGCTATTAA